From Rhopalosiphum padi isolate XX-2018 chromosome 2, ASM2088224v1, whole genome shotgun sequence:
GTATATTTGGTCCGCGTAACAATACGAAGGTAAGATCGAGACTGATCGTAATTACGGCGGCCGTGTTACACTGCGAGCAGATAACACGCCGccctcatttaaataatttaatgttataaaactcacgggacaaataataattataattaacaaaacaaacaatataaaaatagtggATGGTTGcgcgtgagtgtgtgtgtgtgtgtgtcggccGGCGGTGGCTATTGCAACCGGAacgcgcatatataatattacgtaaagtctaaataaatatctattaggCGTGAACATCCTCCCCCCCgttgaaaaatgaaatttttaagtttttcaactTATTCCGGTTGACGCTCGGTAGGAAGCGCGCATAATTTTACTGTTGGTCGCTTTATCTCTGCACCGGATCCGAGTCGCAATGTGGCAACTCTCACTATGCCATCCTTCCCAGGGTGCACTTGCATTACCCTTCCTAATCTCCATTTAGCTGGTGGTGTACATTCGTCCTTGATGATGACTATATCGTCAATGTTCACTGGAGGCTTACTGCTGGTCCATTTGCCTCGTACTTGGAGCTGTGGCAGGTATTCCTTATACCATCTCGCCCAGAACCCTTGCATTAATGCTTGCACATACTTCCATCGACGCAGATGTTCTATTGACTCGTCTGCCAAGCTGGGTTCAGGAGCTAATAACAATGAACCACCGATTAAGAAGTGGGCCGGAGTAAGAGCACCCGGTTCTGAGGGGTCACTGCCTAATGGAGTCATAGGCCTTGAATTAACACAAGCTTCTATTTGGCAAAGTAACGTGTTGAGCTCCTCTAGATTCAGACGCCCATCCTTTAAAATCCGTGATAGGTGATGCCTTGTAGATTTTACTGCGCTCTCCCACAGCCCACCGAAGTGAGGTGCAGAAGGAGGGTTGAATTTCCACTCTATTCCTTCACGAGCCATGCTTGAATCGCAATCACTCAAATATGAAGCTAACTCTTTCTGCGCTCCTATAAAGTTAGTACCATTGTCGCTGTGGATTGTTGTGCATTTTCCTCGCCTCGACATGAAGCGACGTAAGGATGCTAAAAACGCTCCACTCGTTAGCCCAACAACCGGTTCTAAGTGAATGGCCCTCGTAGAGAAACATACGAAGACTGCAATCCATGCCTTTATCCCTGTTTGGCGCCGTATACCACTTCTTATTGTCAGAGGTCCAGCGAAATCTACACCGCTGACGGCAAATGGTCTTGTTGGGGCTACGCGTTGTTTCGGTAACGGTGCCATTAAAGGGTACTCAAATTTTGGCCTTGCTCGGACGCAGATCACACAGCGTTTTATAACAGAGCGGGCCATGCTTCTTCCTCTGATCGGCCAGTACCGTTGTCTAACCTCTGCTAGCAGTGCTTGAGGCCCACAGTGGAGAAGGGCCTGATGTATGTCTTCGAAAATTAACCTGGTAATTTTGTGGGCTGCGGGCAACACAATAGGGTGCTTTTGATTCTCTGTAATCTGTGCGTTCTCCAACCGTCCTCCAACCCGTATTAAGTTGTCGCTTTGAAGCAGCGGATGTAATCCCTTTAATTTGCTGCGTCCCGACACTTCCTTGCTACTGCTTAGTGCCGTATATTCTGCTTGAAATTCATGCAACTGTGCTTGCCTTATTAAACCAGTTTCAGCTCTCTTTAAATACAATACACTTAGATATTGTGTTACTGTGTTAGCTTTTTTTGTTCTTTGGAAATCTATAAACTTCAGAAACCAGGCGGCGGCTCTCACAAGCTGGCGCCAACTCGAATAGTGTTCGATCAATCCGCTAGACTGGTTAGTCACGGCGAGTGTGAGCTTAACCGTTCGTATTTCTGGTAATGTATCGTCATCTGGTAGTATTGTAGTTGAGTGTTTCCAACCATCATCGCCGTTGCTCAGCCACTGTGGTCCGTTCCACCATAGTTCAGAGTCTTTTAGTTCTCTTGCCAGTACACCTCTGGACAGCATATCCGCCGGATTATCTGCAGTTCCTACATGTCTCCACTGCTGTGCATTCGTCAGCTCAAGTATTTGGTCTACGCGGTTCGCCACATATGTCTTAAATCTGGTGTCCTCACTACGGATCCAACCCAGTGCCACCATGGAATCTGTCCAAAGGTAGAAATCCTTGATATCCAATTCCCATGCTAGTGCCACCTTTTCTGCCAACTGCGCTAACACCAGGGCGCCACCAAGCTCTAGACGTGGTATTGTGGCCCCTTTGACTGGCGCTACTCTtgattttgaacataataaacGCGAACACCACTGTTCATTCTGACCTTTACTTCGCACATAGATGCATGCGCCATAAGCTTCTTCTGAGGCATCACAAAAACCATGCACCTCAACATTATAGTCACTCTTGAACGGCTTGCACTTCCTAGGAATCGATAATGACCTGAGTTCCTCGAACTGTTTGTAGAATCGGAGCCACTTCTCCTTTATGTGTTCCGGTATTGGTTGGTCCCAATCTATCTTTATTTGCCACAGCTGCTGTAGGaatattttaccttttattAGTACCGGTGTCAAAAACCCCAGCGGATCAAAAATCCTGTTAAGGTCTGATAACAATATTCTTTTTGTACATTTTGGACTCTTAGCCGCGGGCACAGCCTGATATCCAAGCACATCCTGTGTTGGTTTCCAACATAAACCGAGCGATTTTACTATCTCATCTGCTTCTATCTTGATTACAAATAATGGCTCCTTATCGACTGAGTGTACGCCTTTGAATATCTCCGCCGAGTTTGAGCACCATTTTCTAAGCGGTAATTTGGCTGAATCTAAAATGTTGCTGATTTGCAATTGCAACATCTTGCATTCATCTATAGTCTCAGCTCCAGTCATTAGGTCGTCCATATAAAAGTCCCTACGTATTGCCTTCGCTGCCCTTGGAAATCTTAGTTTTTCTGCTTCAGCAAGCGACGCTAGACATTGAGTTGCCATAAACGATGCGGATGTGGTACCATAAGTGACTGTTGTTAACCTGTAGATGCGCAGCTTCTCACTTGGATTCTCTCGCCATACTATACGTTGCAAATCCTGGTCTTCTTTGGAAACCTCTACCTGACGGAACATCTTCTCTACATCCGCAGTTATAACATACTGATGCGCTCGAAATCGTATCAATATACTAAACAGCTCCTCTTGTACTGTAGGCCCACACATAAGAACATCGTTAAGTGAGACTCCAGTGGAGCTTTTGGCCGACGCATCAAAGACGACTCGTAGCTTCGTTGTTAAACTCGACAATTTTACGACTGGATGGTGAGGTAAATAGAAAATGTTTTCGGCAACTGGATCATTGCTATGCACCTCATGCATATGACCTGCATTTTCATACTCCTTCATAAAGCTGACGTAAGCTTCCTTTAATGATTCGTCTTGCTGCAGTCTACGTTCCACGCTTAAAAACCTTGATTTAGCCATACTTAAAGTATCTCCTATGTTTTTAACCTCAGATTTTAATGGTAATCGTAACACAAATCTTCCATTCTGATTGCGTTTCGCAGTCTCTTGAAAATGTCTTGCTGCTGCCTTTACGTCTAAAGCCTTTCTGCTCGTTTTAGACAAGTCATTGGCATTTGCGTCTTTACTATTTTCCACTGCAATCCATCCATCTTCTAACGACTGACCAACAGAGTTGACGTTTAGCAGGCATACTGCTCCAACCTCTCCGGTGATGACCCAGCCAAACTTAGTGTCCTGCAAACATAGCGACCCAACGCTTAACCGAACACGTCTAGATTCTAGTATGTCGAAAAAGACTCCACCTCCTATCAACATGTCTATAGCTCCTGACGAATGGAACAATGGATCAGCCAATTGTGAATCGAATTCCTTGGGTATTTTCCAGTCGACTATGCCACTCGGGTGTGGTGAAAGGTCATCTACAATGGTCGGTAGAACATGACATACTAGAGCAACTTGAAATTCTTTTATTCTGGATAATACATCTATGGTAACACATGCTGTCGAATGCACCCGGTTGGCTCCTATCCCAGTTATCGGTAGTTCGACTTGTTCGCGAGAAAGATTTAACAGCTTGGCCATCTTCCTCGAGACAAAGTTTATCTGAGATCCGCTATCTAAAACTACTCGGCATGGTCTTTTTTCACCATGTCGGTCCAACACTGATACTATAGCGGTGGCTAGGAAGACATGATTAACTTTTTGTGCTGCCCAAAGCGACGTCGCTCCTGGATTGTCTTCCTTTTCAATGGTATCTCCTTCATTCCCTGCGACTTGATGTTCATGCTTTTCATAGTGCAGTAATGTATTGTGTCTACCATTGCACACGCGACAGTTGTATTTTGATTTACATGTATTTGCCATATGTATGttcgaaaaacaattaaaacataacCTTGCTTCTCGTACTATCTGTACCCGGCTTCCCACTGGCATTTCTTTAAATTTGCTACATGCGTACACTCGGTGATCGCCTGCACAACATTCACACTTCACAACATTATGATTAGCTGTATAGAGAGCTTTTCTAGGATAATTATGAGCATTGTATTTCAAGTTGGAAGCCTTGGCTGTTATTTTCCGCTTATCTTCATCGACGGTGTTCTGGAGCGTTTCCGCACTCTCCAATGCAACGCAACGACTAGACAAAAACAACTGCAACTCACTATACTTCGGTAGCTCTGTGTTGGTTCTTCTAACTTGCCATTCATGACTGGTTGCATAATCCAGTTTTCTCAGAACAACTGTAACAAGCCAGGCATCCCACTGGTTGACAGGTTGACCTAGTGCTTCGAGCGCTGCGACGTGAGCGGATATATTTGAATACAGGTCTTGCAGCTCTCTTGCTTGGCATGCCTCCGCCCGTGGGGTGTCCAGAATTGCACGGATATGCGATTGGATTACCAGACTTTTGTTATCAAATCGCTGCTGCAGCCTTTTTATTGCAACATTATAATTAGCATCTGTAATTGGTATGCCTTTAATTATGTCCAATGCTTGTCCCTTGAGTGTTGATCTTAGATATGAGAACTTCTGAGCCGAGGGGTATGAATCATCGTTGTGCACCATTGCCTTATAGCAGTCAAAAAAGGACTCCCATTCTAATATATCGCCTTCGAAGCTTGGTAGAGATATTGGTGCAAGTCTGGCTCTTTGAGTATGCACAGATGAGCTCGCTGAGACATTATGCGGCAACGAAGTATGgcctttttcaaaattaattatttcttgcATTTCTGACCTGATGGAAAAGTAGTCACTCTCAAAAGCTTCTCTTTCAAGGTTAGACTTTTCGTCATcatcacaatttataaattcaatttcacTTTGAATTTCATCAAACTTTTTGTTGATATGCGGCAGCTCTTCTTGTCTGAACTCTAATAGTGTAATAGCATCTTCCCTAGGATTAAATTTGGTAACAAATGTACGAATACGCGTTAATGACGCCTTTATTACCCCTCTCTTCCTAATCAAATCACTTAACGTCTTTCTCTGCGTTTCGTCTAAgggcattttatattatattcaacaaataatTCGTTTTGACTACAAATGAGATAGCGACAGTGCAACAATATTCTGCAGCTTACACAAAGGcgtatgttaaaatatacaagattaataataaaataagcctGACCTTGTGATGGCACGCGCTGtcgaataaaatatgataataacagAAAGCAggactttataaatataacaatgtagGTAACAAAAAAAACTGATTGCAATTCGTGCAATGCAAATTATGTAACGGCAATGATGCgccgtaaattaatattaaaaatcacgtCGAGGTCACCAAATGTACGGGCCGGGAGCATAAGATAATAATACGCGCGCCCGGTTACCTAATTACTTCGTGCGCTGCACTAACACACCGACCGACCTGTGTagatgtgtgtatgtgtgtatactgtatagcgaCTCAAAGGAAGTGGACGGGGTCGCCGAGCAATACCAAAGAGTGCTAGTGTGCGGTGGTGTGTGTAGATgtgtattattgtgtgtgtgtacttaAATGCTAAACGGATATAGGTAACTCTAGTAAAAATGGTAACGCAAATTGTAggtatggtaaaaatatatgatataataaaaattacggcccttttggcccaacaggtaaaaataataatataatagttgccGGTTCGGCacaaccaaataataaataataatattatacagctaagtattaataataatgtataataaaattgtaattggcacaactttaaaaaatataaataagataataatttaggaAAAACTCACAAATTGTCGGTGCTCGGCTGGCCAGCTGCTACCAAATCTATCCTATATGAAtaatttcacacacacacaaacaataaaataaataatataataagttagacGATTCGCGTCTACGCATAAGTAAAAAAGACGGCGATTagcgccaatataatattataaaatgcggcGATTCGCgcctataaaacataaaacaactgacggcgattagcgccaatataatattataaaatgcggcGATTCGCgcctataaaacataaaacaactgacggcgattagcgccaatataatattataaaatgcggcGATTCGCgcctataaaacataaaacaactgacggcgattagcgccaatataatattataaaatgcggcGATTCGCgcctataaaacataaaacaactgacggcgattagcgccaatataatattatataaataagtggcgattcgcgctcacaataataattatttaaaaagtggcGATTCGCGCCCACGAAAACAGTATATTTGGTCCGCGTAACAATACGAAGGTAAGATCGAGACTGATCGTAATTACGGCGGCCGTGTTACACTGCGAGCAGATAACACGCCGccctcatttaaataatttaatgttataaaactcacgggacaaataataattataattaacaaaacaaacaatataaaaatagtggATGGTTGcgcgtgagtgtgtgtgtgtgtgtgtcggccGGCGGTGGCTATTGCAACCGGAacgcgcatatataatattacgtaaagtctaaataaatatctattaggCGTGAAcactttttgatatatttttattattgtaccaaCTTGGTCTATGTTTATATCAAACTTGAGTGAGGCTTACGACTattgtataaaatcaattttttcaaaattatggcTTATTACTCATTATGAAAATAGAGGGTTTtatgatgtaataattttactcgTATGAATGAATCGTaggaactttttttaaaattgaaatgaaaaatgtccataaatgtccatttatttttttgggtaaatatttaatattttaaacataaatatttgaatcaGTTAAGGtgagaaaaacaataattatttttcaagtttataagtgatataatatatatttatatatatattttttaatatatatttatatatatattttttaatatatatttatatatatatttttttttttcattttgcaaTTCAATAACTTATACACGAATTCAAATTAATTGAGGaactataaataggtaattaaattattataatacctatcaaTGTTTAATTGATAATGACCGTTTCTAAGGAGTTAAGTATAGGCAATATATTCAACGATTAGTTTTTGAGGTGTAAATATGTGGGCATAGTAAAACCCCTGAATAGAGGGCGtagatttttatgtaaataagtcaaaatatttgacaaaacaCTGTTTTATTCAGAGTTGGGCAAAATATTATCGAGATAATTATTCGAAATTCGAATGATttgaaagtattattattcgaataaaaatgtatttgaattttgaataattttcaagcataatgctaatataaaatacaattaggtATTTTCGAATTCTTTACTTTCTAGTTTCTTctttaattctatattttatattctatattctatatttttatttttttatatttgtttcataaagaacgcagtttttaattttgctataaatcaattttattttataagaaatacattattaatggtatatattatttcactatGACTTGAGATTTAAGTGTGAAATACAATATCGTGCATATGACCCCCTCTACTCGCTCGACACGCGCTTGACACGCAGTGACTCTGTCCATGAAATTACAAATTACGTTTTCACAGACTTGCCCATCGAGTTCACTGATAACTCGTTTAATTTCTTGCTTAAGATCGAATAAAGTTCGCGGTTTGTTTGCATAAACAAGTGATTTAATGTAGCCCCAAAGGAAGAAGTCACATGGAGTTAAATCACATGATCTTGGTGGCCACTGCTGATCGCCACGAATGGAAATGATTTGGCCGTCAAATTTTTCACGAATCAATGCAATTGTGGTCCCAGAAGTGTGGCAGGTAGCACCGTCTTGCTGGAACCACATTTCTTCTGTGTCCATGTCATCCAGAATAGGCCAAAGAAAATTTGAAATCATATTTCGATAACGATCTCCATTAACTGTTTCAGCATTTCCACGTTCATCTTCAAAAAAGTATGGGCCGATCACTCCACTTGCCCAAAAGCCACACCAAACGGTTACTCACTGTGGATGCATTTGTTTTTCCATGCTTGCCCTTGGGTTCTCATTTCCTAAAATTCGACCCAAAAAACCTCAATGTTCATAGATgaccgaaataaaaaaaatagtgccaCCAACCTAACAACAAAAAATTACCTAGCGTTTTAAAAACTGCGTTCTTTATGAAACAccctttattgttttttttaatacgtaaatgttttaattaccaaaataccAACCATATTATGTTAACTAAGATACAATTACTGAGAATTATTTGGATAACTATGTTTGAAAATTAgtcgaataatattgttttcgaattatttgaataattgtgAAATAATCATTCGAATAAAATAGTATCTAAATAATCAtctaaacaaaattttattcgAATGACGCCCTACTCTGGTTTTGTTTAacattaactttataaaaaatgaaagatAATGAGtaacgaaaaaattaaattaacggaAAACTGAATGAGAAGGACAGCAAgctatattgaataatatttaatattttaatagaataccAGACCGTATTTCGATGTCAAAATcgttatacttatacttatctaatataatattatcttattttatgaCTAGGTTATCTAATACAATTAAAGAGAGAGActgaacaaaatatttgataataatggaCAA
This genomic window contains:
- the LOC132918984 gene encoding uncharacterized protein LOC132918984, translating into MRTQGQAWKNKCIHNERGNAETVNGDRYRNMISNFLWPILDDMDTEEMWFQQDGATCHTSGTTIALIREKFDGQIISIRGDQQWPPRSCDLTPCDFFLWGYIKSLVYANKPRTLFDLKQEIKRVISELDGEDAITLLEFRQEELPHINKKFDEIQSEIEFINCDDDEKSNLEREAFESDYFSIRSEMQEIINFEKGHTSLPHNVSASSSVHTQRARLAPISLPSFEGDILEWESFFDCYKAMVHNDDSYPSAQKFSYLRSTLKGQALDIIKGIPITDANYNVAIKRLQQRFDNKSLVIQSHIRAILDTPRAEACQARELQDLYSNISAHVAALEALGQPVNQWDAWLVTVVLRKLDYATSHEWQVRRTNTELPKYSELQLFLSSRCVALESAETLQNTVDEDKRKITAKASNLKYNAHNYPRKALYTANHNVVKCECCAGDHRVYACSKFKEMPVGSRVQIVREARLCFNCFSNIHMANTCKSKYNCRVCNGRHNTLLHYEKHEHQVAGNEGDTIEKEDNPGATSLWAAQKVNHVFLATAIVSVLDRHGEKRPCRVVLDSGSQINFVSRKMAKLLNLSREQVELPITGIGANRVHSTACVTIDVLSRIKEFQVALVCHVLPTIVDDLSPHPSGIVDWKIPKEFDSQLADPLFHSSGAIDMLIGGGVFFDILESRRVRLSVGSLCLQDTKFGWVITGEVGAVCLLNVNSVGQSLEDGWIAVENSKDANANDLSKTSRKALDVKAAARHFQETAKRNQNGRFVLRLPLKSEVKNIGDTLSMAKSRFLSVERRLQQDESLKEAYVSFMKEYENAGHMHEVHSNDPVAENIFYLPHHPVVKLSSLTTKLRVVFDASAKSSTGVSLNDVLMCGPTVQEELFSILIRFRAHQYVITADVEKMFRQVEVSKEDQDLQRIVWRENPSEKLRIYRLTTVTYGTTSASFMATQCLASLAEAEKLRFPRAAKAIRRDFYMDDLMTGAETIDECKMLQLQISNILDSAKLPLRKWCSNSAEIFKGVHSVDKEPLFVIKIEADEIVKSLGLCWKPTQDVLGYQAVPAAKSPKCTKRILLSDLNRIFDPLGFLTPVLIKGKIFLQQLWQIKIDWDQPIPEHIKEKWLRFYKQFEELRSLSIPRKCKPFKSDYNVEVHGFCDASEEAYGACIYVRSKGQNEQWCSRLLCSKSRVAPVKGATIPRLELGGALVLAQLAEKVALAWELDIKDFYLWTDSMVALGWIRSEDTRFKTYVANRVDQILELTNAQQWRHVGTADNPADMLSRGVLARELKDSELWWNGPQWLSNGDDGWKHSTTILPDDDTLPEIRTVKLTLAVTNQSSGLIEHYSSWRQLVRAAAWFLKFIDFQRTKKANTVTQYLSVLYLKRAETGLIRQAQLHEFQAEYTALSSSKEVSGRSKLKGLHPLLQSDNLIRVGGRLENAQITENQKHPIVLPAAHKITRLIFEDIHQALLHCGPQALLAEVRQRYWPIRGRSMARSVIKRCVICVRARPKFEYPLMAPLPKQRVAPTRPFAVSGVDFAGPLTIRSGIRRQTGIKAWIAVFVCFSTRAIHLEPVVGLTSGAFLASLRRFMSRRGKCTTIHSDNGTNFIGAQKELASYLSDCDSSMAREGIEWKFNPPSAPHFGGLWESAVKSTRHHLSRILKDGRLNLEELNTLLCQIEACVNSRPMTPLGSDPSEPGALTPAHFLIGGSLLLAPEPSLADESIEHLRRWKYVQALMQGFWARWYKEYLPQLQVRGKWTSSKPPVNIDDIVIIKDECTPPAKWRLGRVMQVHPGKDGIVRVATLRLGSGAEIKRPTVKLCALPTERQPE